In Pongo abelii isolate AG06213 chromosome X, NHGRI_mPonAbe1-v2.0_pri, whole genome shotgun sequence, one DNA window encodes the following:
- the LOC112130755 gene encoding putative SNURF-like protein: MEQGRDHLHLRWTTEQHMPEVEVQVKYRTAALSNQECQLYLRHSQQQQVPVVDFQAKLRQVFITETPRCGKNLYWNNEEAESKLNPGSIYCLLLLIRGGMSDSLIKREISNFEILSQNKKN; encoded by the coding sequence ATGGAGCAAGGAAGGGATCACTTACACCTGAGATGGACTACAGAACAGCACATGCCAGAGGTGGAAGTTCAAGTCAAATACAGAACAGCTGCACTGAGCAACCAAGAGTGTCAATTGTACCTGAGGCATTCTCAGCAGCAGCAAGTGCCTGTGGTGGATTTCCAGGCCAAACTGAGACAGGTATTCATAACTGAGACACCAAGATGTGGTAAAAACCTGTACTGGAACAATGAGGAAGCTGAATCCAAGCTAAATCCAGGCTCCATCTACTGTTTGCTTCTGCTTATTCGGGGAGGAATGAGTGATAgcctaataaaaagagaaattagcaACTTTGAAATCCTAAGTCAGAATAAAAAGAATTGA